The genomic region ACGTCCAGGCCGATGTAAAGTTGCATTGGGCTGTCCTCCTCAAAGTTTGTGTCGTATGAGCACGTTTAACGTTTGAGGCTGTTTTATCAAACAGACCTCGAGGACAGCCCTCTTTCATGTATACGCTGCATGGCACGCGCAGTCCGCTGGTCCTAATACAACGATCCTTATCCGCGCCCGGCAGCTTAGAGGTTAAGCAAAACTCGCGGCACCTTAGAGGTGCCCGCAAAACTCGCATAACTTTCTGGTCGTAAAGCCACGATCCACCCCGCGGCGCGGGGCTAGCCGTTGCTCAATGGCAATCGCAATGCGCGAGTTTTGTGCCGGCTTTAAGCCGGTCAGGATACGGGGGGCGAGCCGGAGAGGTCGCCCAGTTCGTACTGCACCAATGCCAGGGCGGCCAGGGCCGCGGTTTCGGCCCGCAGGGTGCGCGCGCCGAGCCCCACGGCGAGCACCCGCGCCTGTTTGGCGAGCTTGACCTCGTCGTCCGAGAATCCGCCTTCGGAGCCGACGAAGATCGCTACGCGGCTGGGGCTGCCCATACGCCGCAGGACCTGCTTGGCGCTCATCCCGCGGTGATGTTCGTAAAAGATCACGGCCAGCGAGGCCTGCGATCCTTGGCGGATCGCCTCGGCGAAATTCTGCGGCGCTGCGATGCGCGGCACCTGGGAGCGCCCGCACTGCTTGGCCGCCTCGGTCGCGATTCTGGACCAGCGCTCCACGCGCTGGACGCCGCGCTCAACGCTGAGCCGCGCGGTGGTGAAGCTGCTGGTGAACGGATAGACCGCGGACGCGCCGAGCTCGGTCGCCTTTTGCACGACCTGATCCATCTTGGTTCCCTTGAGCAATCCCACGTAGAGGTCCACGGCGATCGAGGGCTCGACCGTGCTCTCGGATCGCGAGGCCACGCTGCACATGGTCTGCTTAACGTTGACGTTCTCGATCGAGCAGACGTAGTCGGTACCCGAGCCGTCGAACAGCACCAGCGGGTCGCCCGGCTTGAGACGCAACACGCGACTCATGTGCCAGTGCTCGCGGCCGGTGATCTTGACCTTGCCGTCGACCACCTCGATCTGGGGAAGATAAAATCGGCGCATGGCCGCATTTTGCGGCAACCGCCGGTCAAGTCAAGGCGCGCCCGGGCCGGAGGCCGGACGGCTTGCTTAAGCTTTTTAAAATAAACCTGGAATATTCATGATGGATCGTAGCGAGGCGTGCAAGATGCCGCAAGAACAAGGAAGCCGAGCCTATACAACGCAGGCGTACCCGCTGTGGTACGTCGAGGACGGATCGGCGAGGATGACACAGCTATTGCGAGTATATTGTGCGCCGTAGTAGATCCCTCATGAATATTCCAGGTTAGCATTGAATTGCAGGGGCCGACTGCAATAGGCTTACTACTCAATTACATCTTTAAGAGGAACTCGATGGCCAAGAGAAGGCTGAGGATATTGATCGCCTGTAGCGAGGTCGCGCCGTTTTCCAAAACCGGCGGCCTGGGCGACGTATGCAACGCGCTGCCCAAGGCGCTGGTCGAACTCGGGCACGAGGTGCGCGTGATCTCGCCGCTGTATCGGATGGTGCGCCAAAGCGGCTTCGGACTGGTGCGCGCGGCCCAGGATATCGAGATCAGCCAGGACGATCGGATCGAGATGGGGCACGTGCGGCTGGCCGAGGACTTCACCGACTTCATGGCGGTGTTCGTGGAGAACGACCGCTACTACGACCGCGACGGGATCTACGGTACGCCCCAGGGCGACCATCCGGACAACGCGGCGCGCTTCGCATTTTTCGCCAAGATGGTGCTCGAGTACTGCCGCGAGTTCGACTACATCCCCGACGTGATCCACTGCCACGACTGGCCCACCGGCCTGATCCCGGCGCTGCTGACCTACGCGTCGGCGCTTGATTCGCGCTGCCGCCATATCTCCTCGGTGTTCACGATCCACAACCTGGGCTACCAGGGATTGTTCCCTTACGAGAACCTCGAGCTGTTCGGACTGCCGCCGGAGACCTGGCAGATCGACGGCGTGGAGTACCACGGCAAACTCAGCCTACTCAAGGCGGGCATTGTCTATAGCCAAATGATCACCACGGTCAGCCGACGCTACGCCAAGGAGATCCAGAGCGAAGAGCTGGGCATGGGAATGGACGGCATTCTGCGCAAGCACGGCGACGCGCTGCGCGGGATTGTCAACGGCGTGGATTACGACCAATGGTCGCCCAACCACGACCCGTACATCGCCTCGAACTACACGCGCTCCAAGACCGTGGGCAAAAAGCGTTGCAAGGCCGATCTGCTCGACGAGTTCGGTCTGCCCCAGCGACTGACTGCGCGGCCTCTGATCGGCATGGTCACGCGCCTGGCCGAGCAAAAGGGTTGCGACATTTTGGCCGAGGCAATCGACGAGCTGGTCAAGCTCGACCTGGGCCTGGTGGTGCTGGGCAAGGGCGAGGAGCAGTACAACCGGCTGTTCGCCAAGCTTGCCAAGCGTCATCCCGACCACGTGGGCGTGCGCATCGCATTTGATGAAGCGGTGGCGCACAAGATCGAGGCCGGATCCGACTACTTCCTGATGCCCAGCCGATACGAACCCTGCGGCCTTAACCAGCTTTACAGTATGCGTTACGGCACGATCCCAATCGTACGCGCCACCGGCGGACTGGACGACACGGTGCGCGAGTACGACCCGCAAACCGGACGCGGCACTGGGTTCAAGTTCGAGGAGTATTCAGCCCAGGCGTTGGTCGAGGCGGTAAGGCGCGCCACGGGCTTTTATCGCAAGCGCGTCCACTTCAGGAAGCTGATCGACAACGCGATGGCCGCGGACTTCTCCTGGAAGCGCTCAGCCAAACGCTACGAAGAGGTCTATCGCCAGGCCCTGGCCGACCGGCATTTCTAGCGGCAGCTTTGAGCTGCGCGGCAAAACTCGCACACTTCTCTGATCGTAATGCCACGGGCCTCCCCGCGTCGAAAGAAGGTGGGGGAAGATCGTAAAAACGATCTTTGTGTATAGGGCGCGGAGCGGTTCGTTGGTTAACGACCAGCGAACTACGCGAGTTTTAATACAGCTCAAAGCTGCCGCGAGTTTTGGTGCACCTCCAAGGTGCCTCGAAGCCGCCTCTAAGCTGCCGGGCGCGGAAAGGATCGTTGGTTAACGTCCAGCGAACTACGCGAGCCATGCTGCGGCTCGAAGCCGCCCTAGCGGTAGAGCCCGTCGGGATCGATCTGCTCGCGCAGCAGTTGCAGCTCGTGGTCGGTGGGCGGCGGATTGACCTGTAGCTCGTCGGCCACGGGCAGGTCGAACCCGGTGTTGTCCAGCACCTGCTCGACGGTCACTCCGGGATTGAGCGCCAGCAGCTTCATGCGGCAGGTCGCTTCGTCGTAGCCCATCACTCCCAAGCTGGTTACCACGCGATAGGGTCCGGTGCCGCGCGGCAGTCCCGCGCGCTCGCGCGCTCCGGGGCCGTCGATATATCCGGGCGAGGTGTTGAAGTCGACCCTCTCGACGAAGCGGTGCTTGTCGTGACGCATGATGGCGATGATTCGCCAGCAGAGGCTGGCCACGTCGTTGGCTCCGCCCGACCCGGGCAGGCGCACCTTGGGATGGGCGTGGTCCGGACCGATCACCGTGGTGTTGAGGTTGCCGTAGGGGTCGATCTGCGCGCCGCCGAGAAAGCCGTATTCGATAAATCCGCGCTGGCTGGTTTCCATGATGTCGCAGATTCCCGAGGCGGCCACTGCGCGGTGGAAGGTGCGCATGTCGCCCACTGCCAGCGGCAGTTTGTCGAGCTGCGCGCCGGTGCCGCCGAACTCGAACACCGGCACCAGGCTCGGCGCGTGGGTCTTCTGCGCCAGCGACGCGGCGAGCATCGGCACGCCGGTGCCGATGAACGCGGTGGAGCCGTCCTCCATCAGGCGCGAGGCCAGACAGATCAGCAGCTCGCTGGGTTTGTAATCGGTGCTCATGACGCATCTCCGCGGTCGATGCGCAGCGCTTCGAGCCGTTGCGTGCCGACCTTTTCGAGCAGCGCGGCGTGATCGGGCAGGCCGTAGACCCATTGGCGCATGTAGTCCTGGGTGGCCTCGGCGCTTTTAGTGGCCTTGACGAACATTCGATAGTGCTCCTCGTCGCGTTCGTATGCGCCGGCCATCTCGCCGGGCCACGAGCCGAAGGGCGCTTCGACCACGGCGTCGACCATGTAATAGGGGATCAGGGTGCGGTCGGGCCGCTCGCGGATCTGGTCCTCGTCCACGATCTGCTCGGCGCTGATCAGCAGGCGTTTGGAGGCGCGCGCCATCTCACCGGCGAAGCCGCTGACTCCGTCGATCTGGCAGTTGCCGTACTTGTCCGCGCGGCTGACGTGGATCATTCCCACGTCCAGAAACAGCGCGGGCAGTAGGCAGATCGTCTGGCCGGTGAACGGGCACTGGATTGCCTGGGCCGCCGAATACTTGAAGGTGTCCGAGCCGAGCATTACCCGTGCCGGGATGAACGGCACGCCCATGGCCGCGGCCTTGAAGCGCCAGCTGATGGCGCCGTTGCTCCACTCGACCACGCGCTTGATCTGGCCGGACTCCACGGCGCGGCGCAGCACGCTGGACACGCCGTAGACCTCCTGGCCGATGTAGGTCACGTCGATCGCCTCGAACTTGCCGCTGGCGATCAGCAGGTCGGCCTCGTGCACGCCTTGGCCGGCCATGCGCAGACCCTCGACGCTTGATCGCACCAACGCGCGGGTTAGCGACATCGGGCAGCGCACCGTGCCGTAGAGCTCGATGCCCAGGTAGTCGCCGCTATGCACGAAGCGCTCGATGGCCTGCTCCTCGGTCATCCGCTTATCGACCAGCGCCTTGGACTTGGCGCGGAAATGATCGCGCATGCCGTCGATATCGATCGGCTGCAGCAGCGGCGCCTCGCCCCGTGCGACTATCGGCACTGAACTCTTATTTGAGCTCACTGGGTATCCCCCGATATTTTTTTGGTTACACCGTCGAATCTGAAGATAGAGGGCGGGCCGATGATCGTCAACCCCGGCAAAGATCGGCTCGATTGATCGTGGTCTATCTAGTTGTTAGACTTGCGCTCCCACATATCAGGAGAGCACGCATGGCCAAGAGCAAGCTGATCTACAGCGGATCGGTAAAAGATCTGTACCTGGTGAAACCGCCCACGCAAAGCGGTCCGGGAGTGCTGCGTTTCGCCTATACCGACGACTTCAGCGTCTTTGATTACGGCAAGATGCCCGACGCGATTCCGGGCAAGGGCGCGGCGATGGCCACGCTCAGCGGCTGGCTGTTCGAGCAGGTGGCCCGGCCTGCGCTGTGGCGCAAGGCGCTCAAGGAAGGGCTACTCGAACGCGTGCGCGACCGCGCGTTGCGCGAGCGGCTGGCCCGCGGCGCGGCCCTGAAGCGCCTCAAGCGCGATGGCATGAATACGCACTACCGCGGGATGGTCGACACCGACGGCCGCGTGGTGCAGACCCGCGAGCTTTCACGACCCAGCGCGCTGATGGAAGTCGAGGCGGTCAACATCGTGCGCCCGCGCAGCATGGATTTAGGCGGAGGTCGGATCTACAACTACAACGCGATTTACGAGGGCCTGGATAACTTCCTCGTGCCGCTGGAGGTGGTCTTCCGTTTCGGCGTGCCGCGCGGATCGAGCCTGCTGGACCGACTGGCGGACAACCCGGAATACGTGGCCGATCTGGGACTCAAGCGCGTGCCGCTCGAGGGCGCGACCCTGCGGCGGCCGCTGATCGAGCTGTTTTCCAAGCTCGAGCCCGCGGACCGTTTCCTAAACAGCGAGACCGCGCTGAACTTCAGCGGCCTGTCCAACGTCGAGTTCGTCGAGTTGATCGACACGGCCCTGTTGCTGGCGCTGCTGCTCACGGGGCTGTTCAGTACGGCGGGCTTCAAACTGTGGGACGGCAAGTTCGAGTTCATCAAGTCCGGTGCGCTTAAGCTCGGCGACGCGATTACCCCCGACGAGCTGCGGCTGACCACGCGCGGAGTGCAGATCAGCAAGGAGCCGTTGCGCCAGTGGTACAAGCGCTTTGACCCGCAGTTCCTCCAGGCGATGTCCAAGGCCAAGACGCTCTCGCGCAAGGTCGATAAGTCGTTGGCCGCGATCTGCTCCGACGAGCTGGGGACCGTGCCGCAACGCTTGTCCCAAGAGGCGCTGGAGGCGGTCGCGGCGATGTACCTGGGCGTGGGTGAGGCGCTGTGCGGCCCCAGGCTGTTCGAACCGAGGATGCCGCTGAAAAAGGTGCTGAGCACGTTCAAGCGCCTCAAAATCGCATAGCCCGGACTATGATGCTGCGGCAGCTTCGGTGGACACCTAGGCATACAATCCCGGAGGAAGCGCCGTGGACGAGCTGAACGGCCCGACCGTCCAATCGATCAAGATCGATGGCCAAGGCGACCTGTACCACGAGGGCGTCAAGATTACCCACGCCCGCACCATCGAGCTTTTTCTGCGCAGCCTGCGGCGTTTGCCCGACGGCGGATACGTGATCGAGGTCGGCAACGAGTCGGCGCCGGTCGACGTTGAGGACGTGCCGCTGCTGATCACCAGCTTCGGCCTCGAGCACGGCCGGCCGCTGTGCATCACCAACGACGGGCTGCGCGACGAGCTGCGGCCCGATTCGCTGTGGATCGGGCCCCAGGGCGCGCTCTACGGCGTGCTTGCTGACCGCGGACTGGCCGCGCGCTTCGTGCGTTCGGCCCACGTGCAGGCGGCGCAGCACGTACAGCCCGACCGCAACGCCCCGCAACGTTTCGTGATCTGCATCGGCGAACGGGAATATCCGATCCGGCTCGGGCCTGCGGAAGATGGCGGGTGACTCGCGTAGCACGCGCCTGAGCCGCGGCCGCCTGGCCGCGCTGATCGCCCTGGTCTGCGTCTCGCTGGCCCTGCGGCTGTGGGCCGGGCTGCACAACCCCATCGATTTGCACGAGCTCAAGCTGGCCATGGGCGTGCATCAGCTGCTCAGCGAACACACGCTGTCGCTCACCGGCGTGCGCGTACACGAATCGCCGCTCTCCGGCGGCCCGCTGATCTTTATCTACCTCGCCTTGGCCTCGGCGCTGTGTCCGACGTTCTACGGTTCGATGTTGGCCACGCTGATCATCTCGGCCCTGGCCGTACTCGGCGTGTACGCCGCAGCGCGGCGCTTTCTGGGCGCGCAAGGCGGGCTGTGGGCCGCGGCGATCTACGCCTTGGGGCCGCTGTATTTTCTGACGAGCCACGAGCTGGACAACAACCGCGTGGCAGTGCCGTTCCTGATCCTCGCGGCCTGGACCCAGTCCGCGCTGCTGGCGCGCAGCAACGCACGCTCGCTACGGTTGGGACATCTGGCGCTGTGGGCGCTGAGCTGGCTTATATTGCTGCAGATCAACTTCACGCCGATTCTGGTGCTGCCGGCATTTGCGCTGCCGGTGCTGCTGGCTTGGCCGCGCCGCCGTTGGCCGATATTGGTCGGAGTGTTGATCGCCGCCGGACTGGCGATGGCCGGGTTGCTCTACGCCTTCTCGTTCACCACCGGTGTGGAGGTTCCGCGGCGGCTGGGGCAGCTTGCGGTCGTTCAGATCGGCCGCACGGGCGTGGCCGACGCGTTGGCCGCGTTGTGGGCCACCAACCGGCTGATGGGCAATCAGCTGCTGCCCAGCCTGCTGCTGGCGCTGGCGCTGGCGCTAAGCGCAATTCCAAGGCTGTGGCGCGCGCAGGGCGGGCGCGGATTGGCGCTGTTCGACCTCTGGATCGGGCTGTGGCTGCTGTGCGGACACCTGGGTGTGGTGGCGTTCGAGCCGCGGCTGATGGTGCACTATCTGGCCGTGACCTATCCGGCCCAGGCGCTGCTTGTGGTGCGGCTGTTCCAGGTGGCGCGGCCGCGACTGGCCAGCCTGCTGATGGGCTCTGGCGCGCCGCGCGTGCGCGCGCAACGCACCGCCAGCGCAGGCCTGGCCGCTGTGCTCGGCGTTCATTGCTTCGCGCTGCTGCTGGGTTTCCACCTGCTGGGGCATCTGGACTTTCTGCAACGCACACAGCGCGACGACCCACAGCTGGCCGACGCGTTGGAGCTGGTGGATGTGCGTACGCTGCAAGGGCTGGCGGACGAGCTGGGCCGGGCCGGGGCTGTGACCGGTATCGACGGTTCGTGCGTACACGGCGCGCAGCTCGATTTGCTGCACCTCTACTTGCCGCAGCTCAGTCCCTGGATGCCGCCGGTGGCCGACGCCTGCCGCAAGCCGCTGACCGTGCTTGGACCCTCGTTGCGCCAAGCTGCGCAGGACCACGTGCTCGCGCGGGTGCGCGGTTTTACATTGATCGAGCGCGACACGGTTTTCGACCTGGGCGCGGCCGGTCTGGAGCTGGCCCAAGTGCGGTCCGCGCCCGAGCTGGAGCTGGTCAACAGGCTGATCGTGCCGCTGCCGCGGCTGCACACGCCGCTGACCCTGCACACACCGCAACGCAACTTCCATCGCATCAACCTGCCGCTTGATCCCGACGCTGCGCCTTTCTCGCGCGTGGGCGTGGTGCTCTGCTTTGATTCCAACGCCTCGCCGCGGGTCAGCCTGAGGGTGGGCGATGCGCGCGCCGCACTCACGGGCCTGGATCGTCGCACGACCCTGGTCGACGACCGGCGCACCATCGATGTCTGGTGGTTCGACGTGGGTCGCGCCTGGAAAGATCAGCCCCGCAACGCGCTGCTCGAGGTGCATTTCAGGCCCAAGGACGAGCAGTCGACCGAGTCGATCGACTACCTGATCGACCTGGTCGAGGTGCCGTAATCTGGTAGTGCCTCAGTTTGAATTTCTCGGCTCTATGTCGGCATATGGTCCCATGCTAAAATAGAGCCATGCCTAAAGGACCCAAAGGACAGAAGCGACCAGGGGACGTGATTGGCGCTGCAATCAAAGTCGCCAAGATTGCCACCGGCGAAGTTGAAGACGACTCCGGCCTCGAAGGCAAGGAGTACGCCAGCAAGGGAGGCAAGAAAGGTGGAAAGGCGCGCGCAAAGAAACTCTCGCCAGAACAACGGGCTGAGATTGCGCGGAAGGCAGCCGTTTCCCGATGGTCAAAAGTGAAAAGGTAACATGTTCCCAATATGTTACGCCTATCAGTAAAAAAATATCGCCAATCTGCCCTTTTCGCTTGACAAATATAGCCATAATCGACGAAGATAGAAACTGGAGTTTCGAGTTAAGTTTGGCAGAGCGAAAGGAACATCCATGCTGGTCACCAAGGAATCCGCGCGAGAGTTAATCCTCGGTAGTTTTTCAACTCAGTTTCTCAAGGGTCTGACCGTGATTGCGTACGAGGCTACGAAGCGAAGCCGTGAAATCGCGTGCGAGGACCAGTTTTCGGATCACGTGCGCCCGCATATGGCGGGGCAGAATCGTTGGGGACTGATCGAGTCCCTATTGCTCCCGCTCGTCGAATCGACGCCTGATGTCATCGGGGAGAAAGCGAAGAACGCAACTGGTTCGTCCACGCACTACGAAGTTCGTTCTGGTCGCTGCATTCTCACGGTCGCTGCTTCCCGTAATCGGGCAATCCCGAAAAAGGCGGTTTACCGTTTGGACCTGAGCCAATCGAACCAACTCAGTTTATTTGATAAGAACGATGCGGACTCGGACAGCCCAATCTACGTCGTCCTCAACTTCGGCTCATGCGGATCGTGTAGGTCGAAGGAGAATCTCAACGATATGCCGGAGTGGATTCTGTTGCAGGTGCCAGATGTGAAATTCCGTCATGCGATCGCTGAGGTCAGTCTCAAGGAACTCTTTCCAGACGTGGTAGCAAAGTACGAACAGAAGACGGCCGAGGAATCCATCCCGGTAGCCCGTACTACTCCGAAACGGAACGTCGCTATCTCGGAGGGCTAACAGTTGCGTGGTCGCTCGACACCGGGGTTTATCGGCGAACGGTTGCGCCAAATTCGTCTTGCTCGCGATGTGACCGTATATTCTCTTGCGGGGATGGCGGGTATTTCACCGCAATCGATTTACGCATACGAGAGTGGACGTAGCACACCTACTGAAAACAACCTATCTACTCTGACGGCGATTCTGCGTATTCCTAGAGAATTTTTTTTCAATCCCATCGACGACGATTCGAAGCGAACGATCTTCTTTCGTTCGATGACCGCTGCTACGCAACGAGCGAGAGAACGGGCTTCGACATTCGCTGACTGGTCTCAAGAAGTCGTTGACTATCTTGAGATGCACTTGGACTTTCCGCCCAATCGATTTCCCGTATTCGACGTACCAGCCGATCCATTTCGAATCAGCTTTGCCGACATTGAAGAGTTGGCTAATAAGACAAGAGAGGCTTGGGGCCTTGGAGATGGGCCGATTGGAAATGTCGTACAAGCAATCGAAGCGATGGGCGGAATCGTCGTGAAAATCCCGCTCCTTTCCGATCGTCTGGACGCTCTTTCAGTTGTTAGACCAGACCGGCCTCGACCTATTCTTATTCTCGGAGCCGAAAAGACGTCCGCCGTTCGGTTGAGGTTTGATGCATGTCACGAAAAAGGCCATTGGATCTTGCATCGGAATGTGCCGCTTCAGAAACAGAAAGAGAAGCGCTACTTTGATTTGATGGAAAAACAGGCTCACCGCTTTGCCGCGGCGTTTATGATCCCTGCAAAAGCGTTTGTGGATGAATTCGTGTTTGCAGACCTAGACCTATTCCGTTCGATGAAAAGCCGCTGGAAGTGCTCTATTGCCATGATGATTATTCGTTCGCGAGACTTGGGCCTGATTGACGCGGATCGAGCAACTGTTCTCTGGAGAAACTTAGCGCGCCGGAAATGGAAGAAAAAAGAACCGCTAGATGACGAACTGCCGCCAGAGAAACCAAATATTCTGCGGCAGGGAATTGAAATGCTGATCGAAGAAGGCATCCAGAGTAGAGATTCCATCGTATCTTCGATCGGGTTAGGCGATTCTATTATTGAGGAAATCGCTGGTCTGCCATATGGATCGCTTTCGAAAACTCAGGGTCAGGTTTCTCTATTGCGCCCGAAGATGATGCAAAAACAAATCCGTGCGGATGGGGAAAACAACGAAAACGGGGGGCAAGTAATTAGATTCCCGAAATAGAAAGAGCGACTGGATTATTGCTCTGTCAACCCTTATTTGGCCCCATAGGCCAGAACCTGAAGTAAATGCTTGACACTCAAGCATAAAGTTCATATTATAAAGGCATGAACAGATTGCCTTTCGAGAAGAGAGCTCAGATCCTCCACATGCTCTGTGAGGGATCGTCGATGCGCAGCGTTTCCAGGATCGTTGGCGTATCGATCAACACGGTCACTAAACTCCTTGTCGACGCTGGAACGGCCTGCGCCGCGTTTCACGACAAAACGGTTCACGGTGTGACCAGCGAGCGAATCCAGTGCGATGAGATTTGGTCGTTCGTCGGGAAGAAGCAAAAGAACGTCCGCAAAGAAAAAGGCGATCCCGATGGGGTAGGCGACGCATGGACCTGGACAGCGATCGACGCCGACTCGAAATTGATAGTCTCT from Candidatus Alcyoniella australis harbors:
- a CDS encoding 16S rRNA (uracil(1498)-N(3))-methyltransferase gives rise to the protein MRRFYLPQIEVVDGKVKITGREHWHMSRVLRLKPGDPLVLFDGSGTDYVCSIENVNVKQTMCSVASRSESTVEPSIAVDLYVGLLKGTKMDQVVQKATELGASAVYPFTSSFTTARLSVERGVQRVERWSRIATEAAKQCGRSQVPRIAAPQNFAEAIRQGSQASLAVIFYEHHRGMSAKQVLRRMGSPSRVAIFVGSEGGFSDDEVKLAKQARVLAVGLGARTLRAETAALAALALVQYELGDLSGSPPVS
- the glgA gene encoding glycogen synthase GlgA — translated: MAKRRLRILIACSEVAPFSKTGGLGDVCNALPKALVELGHEVRVISPLYRMVRQSGFGLVRAAQDIEISQDDRIEMGHVRLAEDFTDFMAVFVENDRYYDRDGIYGTPQGDHPDNAARFAFFAKMVLEYCREFDYIPDVIHCHDWPTGLIPALLTYASALDSRCRHISSVFTIHNLGYQGLFPYENLELFGLPPETWQIDGVEYHGKLSLLKAGIVYSQMITTVSRRYAKEIQSEELGMGMDGILRKHGDALRGIVNGVDYDQWSPNHDPYIASNYTRSKTVGKKRCKADLLDEFGLPQRLTARPLIGMVTRLAEQKGCDILAEAIDELVKLDLGLVVLGKGEEQYNRLFAKLAKRHPDHVGVRIAFDEAVAHKIEAGSDYFLMPSRYEPCGLNQLYSMRYGTIPIVRATGGLDDTVREYDPQTGRGTGFKFEEYSAQALVEAVRRATGFYRKRVHFRKLIDNAMAADFSWKRSAKRYEEVYRQALADRHF
- a CDS encoding CoA-transferase; amino-acid sequence: MSTDYKPSELLICLASRLMEDGSTAFIGTGVPMLAASLAQKTHAPSLVPVFEFGGTGAQLDKLPLAVGDMRTFHRAVAASGICDIMETSQRGFIEYGFLGGAQIDPYGNLNTTVIGPDHAHPKVRLPGSGGANDVASLCWRIIAIMRHDKHRFVERVDFNTSPGYIDGPGARERAGLPRGTGPYRVVTSLGVMGYDEATCRMKLLALNPGVTVEQVLDNTGFDLPVADELQVNPPPTDHELQLLREQIDPDGLYR
- a CDS encoding CoA-transferase; amino-acid sequence: MSSNKSSVPIVARGEAPLLQPIDIDGMRDHFRAKSKALVDKRMTEEQAIERFVHSGDYLGIELYGTVRCPMSLTRALVRSSVEGLRMAGQGVHEADLLIASGKFEAIDVTYIGQEVYGVSSVLRRAVESGQIKRVVEWSNGAISWRFKAAAMGVPFIPARVMLGSDTFKYSAAQAIQCPFTGQTICLLPALFLDVGMIHVSRADKYGNCQIDGVSGFAGEMARASKRLLISAEQIVDEDQIRERPDRTLIPYYMVDAVVEAPFGSWPGEMAGAYERDEEHYRMFVKATKSAEATQDYMRQWVYGLPDHAALLEKVGTQRLEALRIDRGDAS
- a CDS encoding phosphoribosylaminoimidazolesuccinocarboxamide synthase, which translates into the protein MAKSKLIYSGSVKDLYLVKPPTQSGPGVLRFAYTDDFSVFDYGKMPDAIPGKGAAMATLSGWLFEQVARPALWRKALKEGLLERVRDRALRERLARGAALKRLKRDGMNTHYRGMVDTDGRVVQTRELSRPSALMEVEAVNIVRPRSMDLGGGRIYNYNAIYEGLDNFLVPLEVVFRFGVPRGSSLLDRLADNPEYVADLGLKRVPLEGATLRRPLIELFSKLEPADRFLNSETALNFSGLSNVEFVELIDTALLLALLLTGLFSTAGFKLWDGKFEFIKSGALKLGDAITPDELRLTTRGVQISKEPLRQWYKRFDPQFLQAMSKAKTLSRKVDKSLAAICSDELGTVPQRLSQEALEAVAAMYLGVGEALCGPRLFEPRMPLKKVLSTFKRLKIA
- a CDS encoding DUF1285 domain-containing protein, encoding MDELNGPTVQSIKIDGQGDLYHEGVKITHARTIELFLRSLRRLPDGGYVIEVGNESAPVDVEDVPLLITSFGLEHGRPLCITNDGLRDELRPDSLWIGPQGALYGVLADRGLAARFVRSAHVQAAQHVQPDRNAPQRFVICIGEREYPIRLGPAEDGG
- a CDS encoding glycosyltransferase family 39 protein; translation: MAGDSRSTRLSRGRLAALIALVCVSLALRLWAGLHNPIDLHELKLAMGVHQLLSEHTLSLTGVRVHESPLSGGPLIFIYLALASALCPTFYGSMLATLIISALAVLGVYAAARRFLGAQGGLWAAAIYALGPLYFLTSHELDNNRVAVPFLILAAWTQSALLARSNARSLRLGHLALWALSWLILLQINFTPILVLPAFALPVLLAWPRRRWPILVGVLIAAGLAMAGLLYAFSFTTGVEVPRRLGQLAVVQIGRTGVADALAALWATNRLMGNQLLPSLLLALALALSAIPRLWRAQGGRGLALFDLWIGLWLLCGHLGVVAFEPRLMVHYLAVTYPAQALLVVRLFQVARPRLASLLMGSGAPRVRAQRTASAGLAAVLGVHCFALLLGFHLLGHLDFLQRTQRDDPQLADALELVDVRTLQGLADELGRAGAVTGIDGSCVHGAQLDLLHLYLPQLSPWMPPVADACRKPLTVLGPSLRQAAQDHVLARVRGFTLIERDTVFDLGAAGLELAQVRSAPELELVNRLIVPLPRLHTPLTLHTPQRNFHRINLPLDPDAAPFSRVGVVLCFDSNASPRVSLRVGDARAALTGLDRRTTLVDDRRTIDVWWFDVGRAWKDQPRNALLEVHFRPKDEQSTESIDYLIDLVEVP
- a CDS encoding XRE family transcriptional regulator, whose protein sequence is MRGRSTPGFIGERLRQIRLARDVTVYSLAGMAGISPQSIYAYESGRSTPTENNLSTLTAILRIPREFFFNPIDDDSKRTIFFRSMTAATQRARERASTFADWSQEVVDYLEMHLDFPPNRFPVFDVPADPFRISFADIEELANKTREAWGLGDGPIGNVVQAIEAMGGIVVKIPLLSDRLDALSVVRPDRPRPILILGAEKTSAVRLRFDACHEKGHWILHRNVPLQKQKEKRYFDLMEKQAHRFAAAFMIPAKAFVDEFVFADLDLFRSMKSRWKCSIAMMIIRSRDLGLIDADRATVLWRNLARRKWKKKEPLDDELPPEKPNILRQGIEMLIEEGIQSRDSIVSSIGLGDSIIEEIAGLPYGSLSKTQGQVSLLRPKMMQKQIRADGENNENGGQVIRFPK